A stretch of the Fusobacterium varium genome encodes the following:
- a CDS encoding diguanylate cyclase, translated as MKEKYKILIVDDADINRSILSDMLSAQYEIIEAGNGLEAISILDKQYSEISLILLDIMMPKMDGFEVLSIMNKSRYLKSIPIITISAETSSAYINKAYNLGAIDYINRPFDENTIIHRVKNTIMLYTKQKIMEDTIAEQFLEKEQKTFLMIEILANIVEFGNSGSSMHILNIRTLTELLLRHLIQMTDQYSLDSVQISLIANASCMHDIGKISISQEILNKPKCLTTEEFEIIKNHTIIGAQILEKVPEYKKDGLLQIAHDICRWHHERYDGGGYPDGLKGEEIPISAQIVALADVYDALTNERIYKPTYSSENAVQMILNGECGVFSPLLLQCLKEVAPFIEIEKEKNAVLLPTSIDINNILIEKQNFSKPSKRTMTLLEQERIKFQFFASMAKEIMFEYNEDSDLLTISDWGVVRLGLDEITVHPLNNEKLRSVFKLKDLKDLADRLRQASVNHPVIHATYNLNVQGQWRWHKIIARPLWSNSEDDERTGSIGKIMDIHEEYTQMEILKMKVEQDSLTKLYNHVSIRKLIEAELKLKNKKHYALVIIDLDYFKIANDKYGHMFGDKVLKEVAKRILKNIKEEDIASRIGGDEFLIFFSYNENSNIEVLVKQLFQNICGKFEEFSISICMGVSIYPENGRNYELLFQQADKALYNAKKRGRQQYCFYSTFMQKNSSVISSIDSNLDIYSQR; from the coding sequence ATGAAAGAAAAGTATAAAATTTTAATTGTAGATGATGCAGATATTAATCGTTCCATATTATCAGATATGCTGTCAGCTCAATATGAAATTATAGAAGCAGGTAATGGATTAGAAGCAATTTCAATATTGGATAAACAGTATTCTGAAATATCACTAATTCTTTTAGACATTATGATGCCTAAAATGGATGGTTTTGAAGTATTATCTATCATGAATAAAAGCAGATATTTAAAAAGTATTCCTATCATTACAATTTCAGCAGAAACTTCATCTGCCTATATAAACAAAGCATATAATTTAGGAGCAATTGACTATATTAACAGGCCATTTGATGAAAATACTATAATACATAGAGTTAAAAATACGATTATGCTTTACACAAAACAAAAAATAATGGAAGATACAATTGCAGAGCAATTTTTAGAAAAAGAACAGAAAACCTTTTTAATGATAGAAATATTAGCTAATATTGTTGAATTCGGCAATAGTGGAAGCAGTATGCATATATTAAATATTCGAACACTTACAGAACTATTACTGCGACATTTAATTCAAATGACAGATCAATATTCTCTAGATTCTGTACAGATTTCTCTTATTGCTAATGCTTCCTGTATGCATGACATAGGAAAAATTTCTATCTCTCAAGAAATATTAAATAAACCTAAATGTTTAACAACAGAAGAATTTGAAATTATTAAAAATCATACTATTATTGGAGCACAAATATTAGAAAAAGTTCCTGAGTATAAAAAAGATGGATTATTACAAATTGCACATGATATCTGTCGTTGGCATCATGAACGTTATGATGGAGGTGGATATCCTGATGGACTTAAAGGAGAAGAGATTCCAATATCTGCCCAAATAGTTGCTTTGGCAGATGTTTATGATGCTCTTACGAATGAGAGAATTTATAAACCCACTTATTCTTCTGAAAATGCTGTACAAATGATTTTAAATGGAGAATGTGGGGTCTTTAGTCCTCTTTTATTGCAGTGTCTTAAAGAAGTTGCTCCTTTTATTGAAATAGAAAAAGAAAAAAATGCAGTATTATTGCCTACTTCAATTGATATTAATAATATACTTATAGAAAAACAAAATTTTAGTAAACCTTCTAAGCGTACAATGACACTTTTAGAACAGGAACGTATAAAATTTCAATTTTTTGCCTCTATGGCAAAAGAAATAATGTTTGAATATAATGAAGATTCAGATTTATTAACTATTTCTGACTGGGGAGTTGTTAGACTTGGTTTAGATGAAATTACAGTACACCCTTTAAATAATGAAAAATTAAGATCAGTATTCAAATTAAAAGATTTGAAAGATTTAGCAGATCGCTTAAGACAGGCAAGTGTTAATCATCCTGTAATACATGCTACATATAATTTGAATGTTCAGGGACAGTGGCGCTGGCATAAAATAATAGCCAGACCTCTATGGAGTAATAGTGAAGATGATGAAAGAACAGGAAGCATTGGAAAAATAATGGATATACATGAAGAATATACACAAATGGAAATATTAAAAATGAAAGTAGAACAAGATTCTTTAACTAAGCTTTATAATCATGTATCAATCCGTAAATTGATTGAAGCAGAATTAAAATTAAAAAATAAAAAGCACTATGCATTAGTTATTATAGATCTTGATTATTTTAAAATTGCAAATGATAAATATGGACATATGTTTGGAGATAAAGTACTCAAAGAAGTGGCCAAAAGAATACTTAAAAATATAAAAGAGGAGGATATTGCTTCCAGAATTGGAGGAGATGAATTTTTAATATTTTTTTCTTATAATGAAAATAGTAACATAGAAGTATTGGTAAAACAATTATTTCAAAATATCTGTGGTAAATTTGAAGAATTTTCAATTTCTATTTGTATGGGAGTCTCTATTTATCCAGAAAATGGAAGAAATTATGAACTGCTTTTTCAACAGGCTGATAAAGCTTTATATAATGCTAAGAAAAGAGGCAGACAACAATATTGCTTTTACAGCACTTTCATGCAGAAAAACTCTTCTGTTATTTCATCAATAGATAGTAATTTGGACATTTATAGTCAGAGATGA
- a CDS encoding putative bacterial signaling protein: protein MNKFGKFIKPIFFTLLVAACLISINSIIQIKRYSRWINYLGIVRGASQRVFKLETNSLPNDDLIRYVDEILFDLLNGNGKYNLPRISDKEYNNNLLELNKKWNEIKNNISDVRNGNEKSQFLNLSEDFFNLANSTVFSADKYTRIYSSKLMFLIIILSIISLVTCIVIFILQLKYQVFLEKTNDKFRKLIFKDELTEGNNLKQFKIEADILIKENKNDKFAIIYLDFENFKYCNDILGYKYGDYILKEYNRLLELDNQKKETSGRVSGDIFVILRKYYNKNELLKRQLNLDKHFKEFLEKNNNSYQASIYGGICCLEDIDENNTNIKIKNLIDKANFAQKTIKGGITNYTFYDKYIKNKMLEENFIKNNINKAINTGEILTYFQPKVELKEMKIESAEALTRWNNNGKFISPSIFIPILEKNFLINTLDQYIFESVCQWLKKQLDNYKRVISISVNVSKIQFYSTDFIKIYTDIKEKYNIPDRVIIIEFTESIIFDDMKKVEKIINELHNNGFLCAMDDFGKGYSSLNTLKNMKVDIIKFDSLFFDDSEYKEREKIIIEEIVTLANRLDMKTVAEGIEKTEQVEFLKEIKCDLIQGYVFYKPMPLSDFEKINNIDWITIEN, encoded by the coding sequence ATGAATAAATTCGGAAAGTTTATTAAACCTATTTTTTTTACATTATTAGTAGCTGCCTGCTTGATTTCTATAAATTCCATCATTCAAATAAAGAGATATAGTCGTTGGATTAATTATCTGGGAATAGTCAGAGGAGCGTCTCAAAGAGTTTTTAAATTAGAAACTAATTCTCTTCCAAATGATGATCTTATAAGGTATGTTGATGAAATTTTATTTGATTTATTAAATGGAAATGGAAAATATAATTTACCTCGTATAAGTGACAAGGAATATAATAATAATTTATTAGAATTAAATAAAAAATGGAATGAAATAAAAAATAATATTTCTGATGTAAGAAATGGAAATGAAAAATCTCAGTTCTTAAATTTAAGTGAAGATTTTTTTAATCTAGCTAATAGCACTGTTTTCTCTGCTGATAAATATACAAGAATTTATTCAAGCAAACTTATGTTTTTAATAATCATATTATCTATAATTTCTTTAGTCACATGTATAGTTATCTTTATTCTTCAACTAAAATATCAAGTATTTCTTGAAAAAACAAATGATAAATTTAGAAAATTAATATTCAAAGATGAATTAACTGAAGGAAACAACTTAAAACAATTTAAAATAGAGGCTGATATTTTAATCAAAGAAAATAAAAATGATAAATTTGCTATTATTTATTTAGATTTTGAAAATTTTAAATATTGTAATGATATTTTGGGATATAAATATGGAGATTATATTTTAAAAGAATATAATAGACTCCTTGAACTGGATAATCAGAAAAAGGAAACTAGTGGAAGAGTTTCTGGAGACATATTTGTTATATTAAGAAAATATTATAATAAAAATGAATTATTAAAACGTCAGTTGAATCTTGACAAGCATTTTAAAGAATTTTTAGAAAAAAACAACAACAGCTATCAAGCCTCAATTTATGGTGGAATATGTTGTCTAGAAGATATTGATGAAAATAATACTAATATTAAAATAAAAAATTTGATAGATAAAGCCAATTTTGCTCAAAAAACAATAAAAGGTGGAATAACTAATTATACATTCTATGACAAGTACATAAAAAATAAAATGCTGGAAGAAAATTTTATAAAAAATAATATTAATAAAGCAATCAATACAGGAGAAATTTTAACATATTTCCAGCCTAAAGTAGAATTAAAAGAAATGAAAATTGAAAGTGCTGAAGCTCTGACAAGATGGAATAATAATGGAAAATTTATATCTCCTAGTATTTTTATTCCTATTTTAGAAAAAAATTTTTTAATAAATACTTTAGATCAATATATATTTGAAAGTGTATGCCAGTGGTTGAAAAAACAACTTGATAATTATAAAAGAGTTATTTCAATTTCTGTAAATGTTTCTAAAATACAATTTTATAGTACAGATTTTATAAAAATATACACTGATATTAAAGAAAAATACAATATTCCTGACAGAGTAATAATAATTGAATTTACAGAATCTATTATATTTGATGATATGAAAAAAGTAGAAAAAATAATAAATGAACTTCATAATAATGGTTTCTTATGTGCTATGGATGATTTTGGAAAGGGCTATTCTTCTTTAAATACTCTAAAAAATATGAAAGTTGATATTATTAAATTCGATTCATTATTTTTTGATGACAGTGAATATAAAGAAAGAGAAAAAATAATTATAGAAGAAATAGTAACCCTTGCAAATAGGTTAGATATGAAAACAGTAGCTGAAGGAATAGAGAAAACAGAACAAGTTGAATTTTTAAAAGAAATCAAGTGCGATTTAATACAGGGATATGTATTTTATAAACCTATGCCTCTGTCAGATTTTGAAAAAATAAACAATATTGACTGGATAACCATAGAAAATTAA